One window of the Bacillota bacterium genome contains the following:
- a CDS encoding NGG1p interacting factor NIF3: MKLAEIYQLAIRLGRQTDPRGEAELKQLLERLHKEYEEMKEDERGDFDTEKLTNPFSDTRILLGDPEQEVKAVLVGIDIEVGEILLADRLRENGQQVDLILAHHPEGKALAALHEVMHLQADVLHQLGVPINVAEGLLASRITEVKRGLMPLNHNKTVDAARLLGFPLMCVHTPADNLVTAYLNKFFTEKSPRTVADVVKALKEIPEYRSAARMEVGPQVILGEGKNRAGKIFVDMTGGTSGAEKAYEKLADAGVGTIVSMHMTDKHRTEAEKHHINVVIAGHMASDSLGMNLFLDHLEAAGLTIVPCAGLVRVKRDLEVR; the protein is encoded by the coding sequence ATGAAATTGGCAGAGATTTATCAACTGGCTATTCGTTTGGGAAGGCAGACTGACCCGCGAGGTGAAGCTGAACTCAAGCAGTTGTTGGAGCGGCTGCATAAAGAATACGAAGAAATGAAAGAGGACGAACGGGGCGATTTTGACACAGAAAAACTGACCAACCCATTCAGTGACACCCGGATTTTGCTGGGTGATCCGGAACAGGAGGTTAAAGCGGTGCTGGTGGGCATCGACATCGAGGTGGGGGAAATTCTGCTGGCTGACCGCTTGCGTGAGAACGGCCAACAGGTTGATTTGATCCTGGCCCATCACCCCGAAGGAAAAGCCCTGGCCGCCCTCCATGAGGTGATGCACCTGCAGGCTGACGTTCTCCACCAGTTGGGTGTGCCAATCAACGTGGCCGAGGGTTTGCTGGCCAGCCGGATCACCGAGGTCAAGCGGGGGCTAATGCCGTTAAACCATAACAAGACGGTTGACGCCGCCCGTCTTTTAGGGTTCCCGTTGATGTGCGTCCACACCCCGGCTGATAATCTGGTTACGGCTTATCTTAATAAATTTTTTACTGAGAAGTCTCCCCGAACGGTGGCTGATGTGGTCAAGGCCCTGAAGGAAATTCCCGAGTACCGCTCTGCGGCCCGCATGGAGGTTGGTCCCCAGGTCATTTTAGGAGAGGGTAAAAACCGGGCGGGTAAGATTTTTGTGGATATGACCGGTGGTACCAGCGGGGCGGAGAAGGCTTACGAAAAGCTGGCTGATGCCGGGGTCGGAACGATTGTGTCTATGCACATGACCGATAAACACCGGACAGAGGCGGAGAAACACCACATTAATGTGGTGATTGCTGGCCACATGGCTAGTGATTCCCTGGGGATGAACCTCTTCCTGGATCACCTGGAAGCAGCAGGGTTGACCATTGTTCCCTGTGCGGGTTTGGTTAGGGTGAAGCGTGATCTTGAGGTGAGATAA